The following is a genomic window from Labeo rohita strain BAU-BD-2019 chromosome 15, IGBB_LRoh.1.0, whole genome shotgun sequence.
CAAGCATTTTCTTAGGAAAGGATGacggactcagtgtgcaatgacctttactccaacagatttatttatttttttgtttaaagctAAAGCTCActtattttgatacatttaatatcttaattcgtCTTCCTTCTCAAATAAATGATCTTGCATTaagaatttataaatatttgaaatggaaaaaacataaatattaaagggaaaattctgtcattaattactcaccgtcatgtcgttccaaacccgtaagacctttgatCATCTTCAAagcacaatttaagatattttttatgaaatccgagagctttctgatgcacatggtttatttttttgatgttcTTGGTGCCTTTCTGAGCCTTAATTGTGGTaggctgtctacgcagggtcagaaagcgcttggatttcattaaaaatatcttaatttgtgtttcaaagatgaatgaatgtcttacaggtttggaacgacatgagggtgagtaagtaatgacagaattttcagttttgggtgaactctctctTTAGGAAAATCACTTATCCAGTGTAATAATGATGCTATATCTTGCATCAAATATAGTGGTAAAACATGACACCAGACTGACCAAGTAAACTGATTTTAAAGCGACAGTTCACCAaataattactcatcctcatgtcgctccaaacttgactttctttattctgcagaacacaaaaaaaagctatttgGAAGTGTTTTTTGTCCAGACAATAAAAGCCAACTGGGTCTGTATTATTTTGAACCCCACTGACTTCTATTGTACTGACAAGACTGTTCATCATGTTTGTGAtttgcagaagaaagaaagccatacaGCTTGGAATGACATTAAGAACTAGGGACTTCAAGAACTGGTTTAGGATTTACGTCAGTCACAACACAGTACATTAAACCTGGTCTAACGGGAGCTGAGAAGAGTATTCACATGAGGTGTGCTGTTAGTTGAGGAGTTAGTGTGAGGTATTATGGGGGCTGCCTTTTCACCAAGTCTTTTAAACCAGTAGTCACACATAGTAGGCTGGCTGAGAGTCAATCTAGGCTGGGATCGGACCACAGTTTTATCATAATACACTCCACTAGAGCCTAAAACACACTGAGCAGCACACAAGCACTCTATACTTCACCTTTGCCCACACATACAGATAAAACatctctttttgtcttttattatatatatcattatatagTATTAGACATTCAATAAATTTCTGTGTCATCTTTATATACTTTCTTTTCATTTGGAATGTACGGAGTCCTTTAGCTTTGTAGTTCGTTTGAATACAGTGCTGCATGTGGCGGCAGTCTCAAACGGGGCAGGCTAGTCTGTAAGTGTCTATCTGGGGTTCCGTATGTCAGCGCTTCAGGCCAGCTTTAGCGTGCTGACTGGGAAGGAGGGCATGGTCACCATTGTGACTGGGTTGAGGACGGTCTGGCCCACCAGTTGAGGGTGATGGGTAACCATCTGAGCACCCACCGGCGTCTGCTTAGCTTGCGCATTGGTCACCGCAGTGCCATTCATCTGAGCATGAGAGAGCGTTTGCGCAATGTGGCTCATAACCGCCGGCTGTGTAACTGTGACAGGTTGTGGGTAGATCGCTGGAAGATGTGCGACAGTGATGTGGCTGATGGATTGAGGTCCAGGGGCCAGCTGCACTGAGCTCGATGAGGAAGGAGCGATGTGGGCCACGTGCTTGGAGCCCGGCTGGATCACGCGGTTGACGGTTTGGATGACGGAGGCGTGCGACGCCGATCCTGCATGGGCGATGACGGAAGGCTGCAGGCTGGCCGCCGTGACTATATGGGTCTGGGCCGGAGGTAGTGTTTGCGGGGTCACCACCTGGGTGGCGGGAGCGGATGCTGGGCCGTTAGGAGCCTGTGCTGGGGTCGATGTCAAAGCGGGAGCTGTAATCGGAGCGGCGGCAGCGATGGGGGATAGTTGAGCTGAGGGAATGGGGGGTAAAGTCTTAGACGGTTTGTGTTGGATGGGGATGGGTTGTGTTATGAGGGATGACGCAGGACGGGGCTTCTTTAAGTCTGGCTGAAGCGCAGCAGGCACTTTGGGTAAGGCGCTCGGCGTCTCGCCTTCGATATCTTCGTCAATGTTGTCTTCACCTTCTGTAGAGACGACAAAATAAAAAGGGTCAGAAACGATTAAAGGACTGTTTTAAGCTAAAAACTATCAAAGTAAGAGTTTTTGTGGCTTTTAGACAATTTTCATTAGCTTTGAAGCCATTTAGTGTACAATCTTTACGATATATGCAGTACCGTTTAAAAACTTAGGGTTGGTAATTTTTccatgttacatggactattttgacctTGACCGTTGTAGGACCCTCGCTGTCAGAAAGgaacagaaagctctcgaattttcaccaaaaatatcttaatttgagttgATGAACGATGGTCTTGCAGGTTTAGAATGTCATAAAAGTTAgcaattaatggcagaatttttatttttgggtgaactgtacctttaagaaaATCACTTCTTCATTACATTGTAATGTGATGCTACATCTTGCATCAAATATAATGGTAAAACATGACACCATAAATGCAAACCTTTAATGCAAATTgtattatgctcaccaaagctacatttccataaaaatacagcaaaacgtTAACACTGTggaatattattgtttttctttctttttttccccctttatttttttttttatatttattatttttaaataatagtatactgatttgctgctcaagaagcatttcatcttattataatgctaaaaaaaaacagttgtgcatctttatatttttctgtaaacTATGATGCATACAAAATGCTTTGTGATTTTAGGATTTTCTGAGttatagaaagttcaaaagagcaccgttaatttgaaatagaaatcttttgtaacattataaacacctTTAGTTTCTAGTCTAGTATCTAGTCTAGTGATTTTTGTACTAATttttgattgtgtttttttgttttgttttgttttgtttttttaaactgttccAACTGTTgcaccatccaaacttaaactAAGAAAATCATTATGGAACATTATGGGAgtttttaaaaggatagttcacccaaaaatgaaaattctgtcatgaattactcaccctcatgtcgttccaaacctgtaagaccttaattcatcttcagaacacaaattaagatatttttgatgaaatatgaaagctttttgaccttgcatagacagcaacgcaactactaACATCTGGgttgacacagaagagaagaaactgttgaataaagtcgttatttttgttttctttgtgctttaaaagtattcttaaaattacacttgaaccactgatgtcacatggcctattttaatgatgtccttactacctttttgggccttgaacgtaaTAGTTATgttgatgtctatgcagggtccgacagctctcggatttcatcaaaaatatcttaacttatgctctaaagatgaacgaaggtcttacgagttttgaatgacatgagggtgagtaatgactgaattttcatttttgggtgaaccatccctttaagctTTGTATAAAAGCATGCTGCCAATTAGCATGGAAACCTGCAGACGAGGCATTTTGCAGGACTAACCTGAAGCTGTGGAGGTAGAGGCCTGGTCATCATCTGGCTGGACAGTCTGTCGAAGAACACGGTCGATCTCCATCACGTCCAATCGCTGACTCAGCTCATTCTTGAGCTCGGCCAGTCTCTGCTGCAAGGCGATCTTCTCCCGTGCCAAACGCTCCATCTCATGCTCGTAGTCCTTCTCCTTCCTCTTCAGAGTCTATAAGTGGAAACGGaggaaaataaataagtgaGCATTTTCCACATGCACTAAGAACTGGCAGGGTGCACTTAAAGCCTATAGTCTGCAAATAGACATGGCAAATATCATCTTGAAGTGCAGCAAAaagcagggaaaaaaaaaaaaacgagaccAGTTATTTCCTGGCTATTTGCATAAAAGGATagttcaaaaatcaaaaatattctaatttgtgttcctaagatgaacaaagttttattttgtgatgatGATAGAAAGTATTTATTACTCATATCTTGACAGAGCACAcccaaggctgcttttattaaTGTCTTTTCTTAGAAGGAAGACATTTGGGAATTTCGACTTGCACATAAAAAATGTCACATGCTTCTGCGTAAGTGTGCTTGTAATTGTCTATAGGCGTAGACGTAAGTTTCAGCTTTTTCCTTAATGCCTCGACCCAGCGCACACCTCCCCCACCGTCTGTTTTACCCTGTCGTTGCTACTCTCTCTTACTCACACAAACACGTGGATTACCCAAGGCATGACAGCACCTCCCACTTCTGGGAAGGCATTCGCTTGGTGCGCACGAGTGCGCACGCTGAGTAACATCAGTGGGAGGAGCCCGTGACACAGGAGCTCAGCCAATCACAAGTGGACATCTGGGTAGCGTGAGAGTGCCAAACAAGACTACAGCTCTAGCTacccacaaaaacacacagatacCGATCCAACTTCACAAACACGAGGTAAACTGTAGAGCAGAGAAATACGAAActccagacacacacacacacacacacacacacacacacagatagagCGAGAAGGGAGGGATAGAGGGCAAGACTCTGCACACGTTGGGCTGGGCATAAGCGACCCAGTTTCCCTGCACTGTCAGCTGACGCATGAGAAACAAACAGGCAATGAGGACACAGGAGCAGTAGCAGCTAAGGCCCTTAAGAGGATGGATAGAGAGAGATTAAGGGGTCTGTGTACAAAGAACGGGAACTCCACTAAACTAAAAACCATGATTCTCAGGAAGACATCTGACAGgggaatagaaagtttaaagttttaataatgataatttatatttttgcatttttattaaagaatttttttttttacaaataatataataaacaataactaaACAATTATActcaatgtaataataatacattttaaatatattttacatatatcttaaaatattttattacaattaaaatacatattaaaatattattattattattattattattattattaataataatcatcatcatcatcatcatacatgtacaaccttttttttttaaatacacatttttttaaatgtatgtcaaaataatataataaacaaacaatcatACTCAAtttaacaatagtaataatgtattttaaatatactggacatatattttaaaattatattattacaattaaaaatacattttattacaaaatacatattgtattaataataataataataataataataatacattttacatgctacagtattttaataaatacatattgttttaaatgtatataaaaataataataaacaataataactaAGCAATCATacttaatgtattaataataaataataaaataataaattaataaaagtatattacaataaaaatatatattttacatattgtaacattttattacaaaatacatagtcaaaataatataataatcaatCATACTCaatgtaatatatttgaaacatttaatatataatatatatattttttataatttttccgTATTggtaaattaatttgaaatacatacattatatatatatatatatatatatatatatacacacacacatatacacacacacacatatatatatatatatagtaactCTAAAAGctgatgttatatatatatgatataatatcTGAACTCTGGAAGctgatgtttaaaataaatctcttaacattttattgatgatgcaaatgaatcacttaatAAAGTCACGGAAAGCGACAGTTTGAATTGACAAACAGGAATGAATTTAACTTACCTTCTCTTTAAATCAGAGACGCTATTAAATTCTGTCTCTGAACATTTTCATACGTTACAAGAGTGATCATGAAGCTAATCTAATGACATGCTCTTTAGGAAACTTAATGACCAAATAAAGAACACATTGAAATGACTGCGATATATATCAGCATAATCATtgcatataaaatacatttaaagaaacCCACTACTGACATGCTAACATTTCTCAAACAATGAGCAATGACAGTGCTCATAGATGCACGTATCACACAGCTCATCCTCTTTCCACACCACGTGCGCTGGACAAGCATGGCCCTGAACAAATAATAACAACGAGGAAAAAGGATCCAGGCCAGTCATTTGATACGTGTACAGGTGTGTGTAGATCGCAGATCTACACAAGATAAAAAAGGACGTGCAGTTCAGCTCAGGCTCAGGTTGTGAATAATGACAGGTCACTGGGCCAATCGATTTATGGCACTTCCTTTCCAAAGCTCACAGTGCCCTTTTGCCTCTCAGAGGTGTCAGAGTCTTTGTCTCAGCAAATTAGATGGTGGGGGTACTCGACCGTTGTCAAGGCAACAGCTGAAAACCGTCAGAGTTGCCGTGGTAACAGATGCGGTGAGCGGGCAGCAGAGTGTGACAGTGTGAGCATGTGTTGTCTGCAATGGGCAGCAGCATAAAGCCTGTTTGATTGAGCACCTCTCAGCAGCTCCATATATAGTTCTGGTGTGCCGGACACAAGCAAGCTTTACATAACAACACTAACAGTATGAACTGGAGCGGCAGGACAATCTACAGGAAAATGTGTAACATCAGTTGATCCTTTACTTAGCCCTACCTTTATTTTAGGCCTAACATCACTGACACATACCATCTTAGTCACGTTGCCATCTGCTTTTTGATATACactattgtttaaatgtttagggtttgtaagattttttgaatgttttaaaatgtctctACTGCTCAcaggctgcaattatttgatcaaaatgtatcaaaaaagtaaaacagttatattattacaatttaaaataactgtttgctattgtaatatattttaaaacttaatttattcctgtgatgcaaagctgaattttcagcatcatcattacatcattacttcagtgtcacacaatccttcagaaatcattctgatatgcttatttgctgctcaggaaatatttctgattattatcaatgctgaaaacagttgtgctgcttgacatgttattataatattgtggaaactttacattttttaaaatatataaataaaaataatataaagttcaaaagaatagcatttaattgaaatagtaaagacattttaaatattacaaaacatttctgtcacttttgatcagtttattatggaagcccatttccaccaccaaacaaaaaataaaaaggttattgcaaatttttatctcacaattctcactttttttctgaattgcgTGACATCAACTTGCAAacctgagaaaagaagtcacaattgtgaaatacaaaccCGCGaatctgagataaaaagtcaattgcgaaatagaaactcgcaaatctgagaaaagtcacaattacgagatataaactcgcaaatctaagaaaaaaagtaaattgcaagatataaacctgcaaatctgagaaaaaaaaaggcaattgcGAAATagaaactcgcaaatctgagaaaagtcaaaattttgagatataaactcacaaatctaacaaaaaatgtcaattgcaagatataaactttctgcaaatttgaggaaaaaaaaaaaaaaaaatcacaattgtgagacataaactcacaaatctgagaaaaaaaaaagttacaattgtgagacaaactcacaaatctgagtaaaaaagtcacaactgcaagatataaacttgcaaaaaatgagaaataagtcacagttttgacaaactcaaaagaaaaaaaaaaacgtttatatattatattcaattctgacttttttgaattgtgagttcaaaaattctgagaaacaagtcagaattgggagtttgtatcacacaattgcgagaaaaaaagtcagaattctgaaacaaaaatgcgcaattaccttttttaatttattcagtagTGGAAATAGGCTTCCGTAATTTACTACATCTTTGCATTtagaaatgcataaaatgtcattttatgaaaaatacaagaaaacattGTTGCCAGGTCACTATTAATAGTGCATTTATAGAGGATCTTTTCCCCAAAAAAACTCTGCTGCATAATATCATAATTTATTCCAATGCACAATAATATCCAATTATTCTTACCACCTTATGAGCGCATGAATTAATGAAAATCAAGCTGTTTATTTCTATAAGATGTTCTGAGATGTTAGTAACAGTAACTAAATGAGGTCAAAGAGCCAATTACAAACTTAAACCtccatttaaaagaaaattttagGATGCTGATCGGTcttaaaactcttaaaacttcATTCCGTGACACagaacagtattatttataaaattacacaGGATTTGAGTGCccaccatgacactcgctgtgaaaAATACTGCGAGCAGAGTGATACGACCAGTGAAACAGTTGGAGTTCCGATATcgctagaatatcacactcctctcaaccaatcagattcgaggacctgTTGTATAAAGTAACATACATGATATATTAACAGCTATGATGTGAAACACTTACCACCAAGCCAAGTTTATGGCTAGCTACATGTCTAAAGCTAATAGCACTACCTAAAAGCACTCCCAGACTAAATCTAAACCTGAATCTCAATGCAAGAGTTTACATTACATCTGCACTCGTAAAAGACAGTTACACTAGAGCCGTCcctggtcttttttttttttttttacaagcgCACCCTCCTTCCCCTGGGGGGCCGGCGCATTCCTTGCTGGCTGTCTCCACCGGGCCCTCATTGACCCCACCTCCCACCGCTGATGAGGCATGTTGACAGCTCTCTGGTCTGTGTGCTGCATCAGGCGCAGCTCCAGCCCACAGCTGTGCATGCCTGCCTCTATTAGTCACACACACAGGCCGGCCTGCTCCACAAACACCCAAACCCACTGAACTCCTGATCCGCGGATTCGGGCCCTTTTACTCCTTCCCTCCCGCTTCAGCCCAGAACAGCTAAAACATGACTagtgttatttcagtattttatattgttgttcaaatttcaaattagattttagattagattttaattttgttgtgtttttgtagagttttcattaagtttagcttatttaacttaaactaaaactagctgaaataaaacaagtacatttttaatatttgatcttatttcaattaatgtttatttcaagcAAAGAAAAGCATGGTTTCAGTtctagttaacaataataaccctgctCCTGACTGAATATGAGATGTTATCATCTCCTGCACAGTAATAACAACATCTGGATGGTGTTTCAGGGGGAGATGAATGTGAATCATTGTTGTATTCATATTCTGGAGGATATGGAGGTAAAATCAGGTCAGAGAAGAACATCTGTGGGAACAGTGGTGATTTGGGGTCGACTCGAAGGATGAGTTGATAGCGGCTTTAATTAGCGTTTGCAGTCGGTTTCTCACAAGCAAAGCGCATGACCCCACCATCCCCCATCGGGTTGCTATCTTCAGTTACTCACTTAAACCCCGCCCCCATGACTGTGCACATGTAAACGTGTGCATGTGTGTCGTCATGTTTATGTGTATACAAGCGTGCATGCTTATGATGGCCTGTATGAGGTAAAAAATGAACTCGTAACATGCAGTGTTAAATGGGGAAGGGGTGTCCTGCGTTTACAGGCTCAAAACAAagaagggagagaaagagagccaCGTTGCAGCCACGCTCTTCCTCATAAACAAGCCAGCAAGTAAAGGATATCCCGTGACTCCAGTTTGAGGTGTTTGGTAACTCAGTCTGTTCAAGCACAGCTGTAAATCTCTGTAGGTCTCTGGTTTGTcgtgatgctaaaaaaaaaagaggaagtcTTGTACTGCAGTGTACATTTCTTTATGGACAGAGACAGCTCAACCAACTACATTTCCTTTAACTGACACtttttgtgataaaaaaaacGGCTCATTGGCTTGATTAAATTACTCGATGTCAAATATCAAATGTATTCATttggtaaaacaaataaaaaaataaaacctaaaatattttttttttaggttggcaaaccaaaaaaaaaaaaagatatcaaAGATAccaattctgaaataaaaatatcttatcaGTTATTGAACTGGGTGGGTAGAAGCGATTAACCGgtagagattttggactatCGTCTCTATCGCGTTTACATGCGTTTCCACACGTTAAAAAAATAGTGCTTTAAAAACAATTGATTTTAAGCCATTGAAATGCAATCAGCAGCGAAAAAGATCTAATTTCGTTATATGTGCATGCTGTCTGAGAGGTGTGGGAATATTGAGTTATTTTTGCcactttataggccttgaatggttaaatacacacacacttgtgtgtttaaaaatgcctgtctttgcaagtatcctcgTAACACTAATTTAAGTCTTAAGTGAAATCAAacagatgagaaagaaaacatgtataacagtatattaaatccaggcagctcttaaagtgacagcagtctaa
Proteins encoded in this region:
- the mnta gene encoding max-binding protein MNT; translated protein: MSIETLLEAAKFLELQALQQQKAREENELQERRRREQEAEKRRAEVNSNTQPIRMNHVTWVEESGPEHRHIPAPAQPPPPPPAMPITVIPIPVVSSTPPALPPPPTTALSPSAAPRLTPPRKDTHSLPNQQALHQRPLISSQVKAEPTSLSQSNGTKPAQQLQTYPGPIVAASQHALLPQPGPPSAQPSPAVRGSPPDDHRNLDGKKRPGGAGTREVHNKLEKNRRAHLKECFETLKKNIPNVDEKKTSNLSVLRSALRYIQTLKRKEKDYEHEMERLAREKIALQQRLAELKNELSQRLDVMEIDRVLRQTVQPDDDQASTSTASEGEDNIDEDIEGETPSALPKVPAALQPDLKKPRPASSLITQPIPIQHKPSKTLPPIPSAQLSPIAAAAPITAPALTSTPAQAPNGPASAPATQVVTPQTLPPAQTHIVTAASLQPSVIAHAGSASHASVIQTVNRVIQPGSKHVAHIAPSSSSSVQLAPGPQSISHITVAHLPAIYPQPVTVTQPAVMSHIAQTLSHAQMNGTAVTNAQAKQTPVGAQMVTHHPQLVGQTVLNPVTMVTMPSFPVSTLKLA